In a single window of the Manis pentadactyla isolate mManPen7 chromosome 15 unlocalized genomic scaffold, mManPen7.hap1 SUPER_15_unloc_1, whole genome shotgun sequence genome:
- the LOC118932716 gene encoding vomeronasal type-1 receptor 2-like: protein MPFQKHVLRATGEVALKTTFLVQIGFGTLANVTLFFYSVSPVLCGYKQRPIHMVLTHMALANLLVLLSSGIPHIMAAFLLTNPLSSLGCKAVYYTHSVACSSNLCCTCVLSTYQFFTLIPGRVEWMMLRKTPKVTGPSSCVCWVFAALTNIYTPVNVTAAQNTGNYTDMQGRWFCSSSSPRAGGVILWSCPDAVFIGLMVWASGSMVGLLRRHHQRVQHIHTPRGPHSCPPETRAADTILMLVVTFVIFYMMNFIFIVYITLFLDLQLWLIQTCNILALCFPTVSPFLLILRDPRTPRFCS, encoded by the coding sequence ATGCCTTTTCAGAAACATGTCCTAAGAGCCACAGGGGAAGTGGCTCTGAAAACCACCTTTCTGGTACAGATTGGATTTGGGACACTGGCCAATGTCACCCTCTTCTTCTACAGTGTCTCCCCAGTCTTGTGTGGCTACAAGCAGAGACCCATACACATGGTTCTCACCCACATGGCGTTGGCCAATCTCTTGGTTCTTCTCTCCTCTGGGATTCCCCACATAATGGCCGCTTTTCTTTTGACCAACCCCCTGTCCAGTCTTGGGTGTAAAGCTGTATATTATACACACAGTGTGGCTTGCAGTTCCAACCTGTGCTGCACGTGTGTCCTGAGCACCTACCAGTTCTTCACACTCATCCCTGGGAGAGTGGAGTGGATGATGCTCAGGAAAACCCCCAAGGTCACTGGTCCTTCTTCCTGTGTCTGCTGGGTGTTTGCTGCCTTAACAAATATCTATACTCCTGTGAATGTCACTGCTGCACAGAACACAGGAAATTATACTGACATGCAAGGCAGGTGGTTCTGCTCATCCTCGAGTCCCAGGGCAGGTGGTGTTATCTTGTGGTCTTGTCCAGATGCCGTGTTTATTGGCCTCATGGTCTGGGCCAGCGGCTCCATGGTGGGCCTCCTTCGCAGACATCACCAGAGGGTGCAGCATATTCACACCCCCAGGGGCCCCCACAGCTGCCCCCCAGAGACCAGAGCCGCTGACACCATCCTGATGCTGGTGGTCACCTTCGTCATCTTCTACATgatgaatttcatttttattgtttacaTCACTTTGTTTCTAGATCTTCAGCTGTGGTTGATACAGACATGTAACATTTTGGCTTTATGTTTCCCCACTGTCAGCCCCTTCCTGCTGATCCTTAGGGATCCTAGAACTCCCAGGTTTTGCTCTTAA